One region of Danio aesculapii chromosome 7, fDanAes4.1, whole genome shotgun sequence genomic DNA includes:
- the ankrd11 gene encoding ankyrin repeat domain-containing protein 11 isoform X1, whose translation MPKGGGSKTPQLEDFPLSTDMVEKQGGKKDKDKGSSNKTPKLDRSDGVKEMKEKAPKRKLPFTVGANGDQKDSDSEKQGPERKRIKKEPTNTRKSGLPFGMGMPGIRAGYPLSERQQVALLMQMTAEESVNSPDTTPKHQSQSSLGQKGTPNSASKTKDKVNKRNERGETRLHRAAIRGEARRIKELINEGADVNVKDFAGWTALHEACNRGYYDVAKQLLAAGAEVNTKGLDDDTPLHDASNNGHLKVVKLLLRYGGDPCQSNRRGETPLKVANSQTMLNLLLGKITYSSSEESSSADSSEEEDSPSFAPSSSVDGNNTDSEFEKGLKLKGKGMDPPKSTTTPVKDEYEFDEDDEEERVPPVDDKHLLKKEFRKDPVSKTNNLISIPKMEVKTYSKSNSLTPKKAVRRILSDSNSSDEDDRTLCFTPTTTPRQPAPQTNIKSRDSTSLNSKQQKEKSKVKKKRKKETKNNVNKEVRFNKVNKFCTSDSEIGDLESEDDKGSIQNANCVKDSSTLSLKDPSVFTSLSVTSSSSHGSLNSQKHTQSLAEQHPKQWRTDGWKTVSSPTLSDVSSLSDSVRTRLSSESDYSSADSSVESVKQVKKKVQDNRKKNNTHVNAVDKKNSELYKTSNTEGAISKADKDGKVLKKHKVKHKHKSKEKDKAPSVVLSQDMNEKFVKSFSFDFDDTRQKSLIVETESPSENRVKLSKHEKDHFKKEDRLSKGKSEDKDWPVKETQRVVKEEKSKKTKESNKEKVSKEERDKPLKTEKERTIKDKAKEEKQKAHKDDKKKKSKDKSLKIDKKNEQKEEKHFKPEKSIKEEKEKSKRDKNIKEEPDYDDFDLKNHLLEDTKMSASDDPHDRWQSDMSSDSSLYGDDSWDAPVKEYKANNAIKLIVETVKEESRDRKKENKFKDKKPDHADKRPEKETASKKKDKDTSDKKTENKKDWTDKQKFNSGQTIEKEKKRKESAESVKEKKDKDSVDCGRDRKDSYEFTKERKDSKTKQESLRDDYGSEAFFKDKPESETTCKSDPRERNHSGKEREKKIDSVEKKEKSKGEKHKDKPKDRNLDLEKEKSEKNSIDRSLKEKDLERASKDKRDGVKEKHKDSHSKDKERKMSSEQIKDKKEKASQDKHADKEKDFLEFKKEERKPEKKEKTWYTIADIFTDESEDEDDNYNGGVAKLSDSLGLSDSHRKDSTPDLDEMDNFQTDKHKKYSEGKTHSIEKQKDKEHKDKKKEKAAFDAGKERKASMEKHKDKKDKDPTEIKHKERKDRSSVDSNQEKKSKLKLLDKRDVSDEKSKNKYKDKTEHLKDRKLSKGSGENEKSLLEKLEEEAMNDYKDDSNDRNSEISLDSFTDRGHEPVLSNFYDSSNISIPDMSEERRESLSITNPQDRFKEKERHRHSSSSSSKKSHDKEKEKVKKEKAEKKDKSEEIRETYGRRESLPFDKEPMPLEADPYTFPYGSKVDGEDDLEKTLEFEKEMSKKDKTNSIMNSDKIKDKKKKEKHKEKVKDEKHKYSDGFGSFRHSKEEQKSGLKENTQISSLKEKSKEDCSKFDGKNKDRNKDMVDKDRTESKTKVKDENDKFSQSKETIRKDNRPREKLLVDGDLRLTSFGKMLSQKDQEIEERHKRHKERMKQMEKLRHRSGDPKLKDKTKSNEELKKNRSELSKKSGSVDAALKEKKIKEIGLPAQMMSPDRKPQPIESQNSKDWLAGHQMKESLPASPRPDQNRPTGVPTPTSVISCPSYEEVMQTPRTPSCSAEDYSDIMFDGLDCHNSSATTMSMNACSPSFFDRYSNSSNTFQEGTCITPAKNMQLPLVSRSVTSDVRRPLDIEFKAEADKLLRQHVQEGTEFESSASQLSEDKMAADRLNCLSSCFSPTADMSPRPDLLQHERVQDEVSAVNSISDGNEYSGCVYNNYLLKPSTPVHRPDPQEPCLDIAAPPTPAPAALPPMDIDDLSEPHQSGPGLMPAHPVSVSDYLPPVVEEQEDEEEEEEEEDDEDDADDFVEDPTESHHAADESLQARNNPPYLLGIEESDKKAWLECSDRRDPDVLPITPAHPQDNYMENSCDQSLGWNTEALMKSPHESYREVEAAVSKISSPYSHSDCDMQHIPNVIPVTPPHSTYSRAYCPSQIPDSHYEDPKDTVEDLPSPGRPVTETLESESPQLENFFTDCKPTPEENQMDLELPCMIKDNRQESPTYPAEISMPGAPPVNQDPVVSWADPFSGAADEMDDMGPFSLPELPFQEKEMQDPDITAPEIAENKHSPTQTRPPVIETSENVEMINVDLSSLSKAPCSPTVVPHDESSQDLVPPLSKDDYRPQCELEPEPQNIPDVLPIKETIPEERGVFEGMDINNDNLLPTEEKDHEYRQKEITPDAMMPSVMVQYLELPVTTKPHLLGQNPVVALGPSCSPHPTVHFPAVSMPTSTHVSETLETTAKLSVTIPVSETPKKIEEIPQRITRKKAQMLANQNKQSAALSSSSITHSVSSSPITTSVTTPCVTLEKEKETISSSNVQTSAPSAPALITKTKGRPIEDDDNQSQHPRKRKFPKSGQQQVQVQLVNTAMKQTREMIQQTLAVIVNAIKLDEIEPYHSDRSNPYFEYLQIRKKIEEKRKILCYITPQAPQCYADYVTYTGSYLLDGKPLSKLHIPVIAPPPSLSEPLKELFRQQEAVRGKLRLQHSIEREKLIVSCEQEVLRVHCRAARTIANQAVPFSACTMLLDSEVYNMPSESQGDENKSVRDRFNARQFISWIQDVDDKYDRMKTCLLMRQQHEAAALNAVQRMEWQLKVQELDPAGHKSLCVNEVPSFYVPMVDVNDDFVLLPA comes from the exons ACACAACACCAAAGCACCAGTCACAGTCAAGTCTGGGTCAGAAGGGAACGCCAAACTCTGCCTCAAAAACCAAAGACAAAGTTAACAAGAGAAACGAGAGGGGTGAGACAAGGTTGCACCGGGCAGCCATTCGTGGAGAGGCACGCCGCATAAAGGAGCTCATCAATGAGGGGGCTGACGTGAATGTAAAAGACTTTGCAG GCTGGACCGCACTACATGAGGCTTGTAACAGAGGGTATTATGATGTGGCCAAACAGCTGCTGGCAGCCGGGGCCGAGGTTAACACCAAGGGCCTGGATGATGACACACCTCTACATGATGCATCTAACAATGGCCATCTCAAA GTTGTGAAGCTGCTGTTACGATATGGAGGGGATCCTTGTCAAAGCAACAGAAGAGGAGAGACTCCATTAAAAGTGGCAAATTCACAAACAATGCTTAATTTGTTGTTGGGGAAAATTACCTACTCCTCCAGTGAGGAGAGTTCCTCAG CAGATTCTTCTGAAGAGGAAGATTCCCCATCATTTGCCCCATCCAGCTCTGTCGATGGCAATAATACGGACTCAGAGTTTGAGAAGGGCTTAAAATTAAAAGGGAAGGGCATGGACCCACCCAAATCCACCACCACTCCAGTCAAGGATGAGTACGAGTTTGACGAGGATGATGAGGAGGAGCGTGTCCCACCTGTGGATGACAAGCACCTGCTCAAGAAAGAGTTCCGCAAGGACCCCGTCAGCAAAACAAACAACTTAATCTCCATACCCAAGATGGAGGTCAAAACCTATTCCAAAAGCAACTCGCTAACACCAAAGAAGGCTGTGCGCAGGATCCTGTCAGACAGCAACAGCTCAGACGAAGATGACAGAACATTGTGTTTCACACCCACGACCACACCAAGGCAACCTGCACCTCAGACTAACATCAAGAGCCGAGACTCGACGTCCCTGAATTCCAAGCAGCAGAAAGAGAAAAGTAAAGTCAAGAAGAAAAGGAAGAAGGAGAcaaaaaataatgttaacaagGAGGTGCGCTtcaataaagtgaacaagttctgCACCTCAGACTCTGAGATTGGGGACCTTGAGAGTGAAGACGATAAAGGGTCCATTCAGAATGCAAACTGTGTAAAGGACTCTTCTACATTGAGCCTTAAAGACCCCTCTGTCTTTACCTCTTTGTCAGTCACGTCTTCCTCCTCGCATGGGAGTTTGaactcacagaaacacacacagtctTTGGCAGAGCAGCACCCAAAGCAGTGGAGGACAGATGGCTGGAAAACAGTGTCTTCTCCGACATTGTCTGATGTCAGCTCCCTTTCGGACTCGGTCAGAACACGGCTCTCCAGTGAGTCAGACTACTCATCTGCAGACTCCAGTGTTGAGTCTGTGAAACAGGTAAAAAAGAAAGTTCAAGACAACAGAAAGAAAAACAACACGCATGTCAATGCGGTAGACAAAAAGAACTCTGAGCTTTACAAGACTTCAAACACTGAGGGAGCCATTTCTAAAGCAGACAAAGATGGAAAAGTGTTAAAGAAACACAAagtgaaacacaaacacaaaagtaAGGAAAAAGATAAGGCTCCAAGTGTGGTGTTGAGTCAAGACATGAATGAAAAATTTGTCAAGAGCTTCTCTTTTGACTTTGACGATACACGGCAGAAGTCGCTTATTGTTGAGACAGAGTCTCCTTCAGAAAATAGAGTCAAACTGTCCAAACATGAGAAAGATCATTTCAAGAAGGAAGACAGACTGTCTAAGGGTAAATCTGAAGACAAGGACTGGCCagttaaagaaactcaaagggtGGTCAAAGAGGAGAAGTCAAAAAAGACAAAGGAGTCAAACAAGGAAAAGGTGAGCAAAGAAGAGCGGGACAAACCTTTAAAGACTGAAAAGGAGAGAACCATAAAAGACAAGGCAAAGGAGGAGAAGCAAAAAGCCCATAAAGatgataaaaagaaaaaatcaaaagaTAAATCTCTTAAAATTGACAAAAAGAATgagcaaaaagaagaaaaacattttaaacctgaGAAAAGCATCAAAGAAGAGAAGGAAAAGTCTAAAAGGGATAAAAACATCAAGGAGGAACCTGACTATGACGACTTCGACTTAAAAAATCACTTACTTGAAGACACCAAGATGAGTGCGTCAGATGACCCCCATGATCGGTGGCAGTCGGATATGTCTTCTGACAGTTCATTGTATGGAGATGATAGCTGGGATGCCCCAGTTAAAGAATACAAGGCAAATAATGCTATCAAATTAATTGTAGAAACAGTAAAGGAGGAAAGCAGGgacagaaaaaaggaaaataaattcaaagatAAAAAGCCAGATCATGCGGACAAGCGTCCTGAAAAGGAAACTGCATCAAAGAAGAAAGACAAGGACACATCTGACAAGAAAACTGAGAACAAAAAAGACTGGACGGACAAACAAAAGTTCAATTCTGGTCAGACAATAGAAAAGGAGAAGAAACGAAAAGAATCAGCCGAAAGcgtcaaagaaaagaaagataaagATTCTGTGGACTGCGGCAGAGACAGAAAGGATTCTTATGAGTTTACTAAAGAAAGGAAAGactccaaaacaaaacaagaatctCTGAGAGATGATTATGGGAGCGAGGCCTTCTTTAAAGATAAACCAGAGAGTGAAACCACTTGTAAGTCTGACCCTAGGGAGAGGAACCACTCTGGAAAGGAAAGGGAGAAGAAAATTGATAGTGTGGAAAAGAAAGAGAAGTCCAAAGGTGAAAAACACAAGGACAAGCCCAAGGACAGAAATTTGGACCTGGAAAAAGAGAAATCTGAGAAAAACTCCATTGATCGATCACTAAAAGAGAAAGATCTAGAACGGGCCTCTAAAGACAAGCGGGATGGGGTGAAAGAAAAGCATAAAGATTCTCACAGCAAAGACAAAGAAAGGAAGATGTCATCTGAACAGAttaaagacaaaaaagaaaaggCATCTCAGGACAAACATGCTGACAAAGAAAAAGATTTCCTGGAGTTTAAGAAAGAGGAGAGAAAACCTGAGAAGAAAGAGAAGACATGGTATACAATCGCAGATATTTTTACTGATGAGAGTGAAGATGAAGATGACAATTATAATGGGGGTGTTGCAAAATTAAGCGATTCTCTCGGACTGTCAGATTCTCACAGGAAAGATTCCACACCTGACCTAGACGAAATGGATAATTTCCAAAcagataaacataaaaaatactctGAGGGGAAAACACATTCCATAGAAAAACAAAAGGACAAGGAACATAAAGATAAGAAAAAAGAGAAGGCCGCATTTGATgctggaaaagaaagaaaagcctCCATGGAAAAACACAAAGATAAAAAGGACAAAGATCCAACCGAAATAAAACACAAGGAACGTAAGGATAGATCTTCTGTGGATTCAAATCAGGAGAAGAAAAGCAAGCTGAAACTTCTTGACAAGAGGGATGTCAGTGACGaaaagagcaaaaataaatacaaagacaAGACAGAGCACTTAAAAGACCGGAAACTTTCAAAGGGGAGTGGTGAAAATGAGAAATCTTTATTGGAGAAGCTTGAGGAGGAGGCGATGAATGATTATAAAGATGATTCCAATGATAGAAATAGTGAAATTTCATTAGATAGTTTCACAGACCGAGGTCATGAGCCTGTGCTAAGCAACTTCTACGATTCCTCCAACATCAGCATACCTGACATGTCAGAGGAGAGAAGAGAGTCACTGTCCATTACCAATCCACAGGACAGGTTCAAAGAGAAAGAGAGGCATAGACATTCCTCGTCTTCATCATCCAAAAAGAGTCATgacaaagaaaaagagaaagtcaAGAAAGAAAAGGCAGAGAAAAAAGACAAGTCAGAGGAGATAAGAGAAACTTATGGTCGCAGAGAAAGCTTGCCCTTTGACAAAGAACCCATGCCTTTAGAGGCTGATCCTTACACTTTTCCATATGGCTCCAAAGTTGATGGCGAAGATGACTTAGAAAAGACTCTAGAGTTTGAGAAGGAGATGTCCAAAAAAGACAAGACAAACAGTATCATGAACAgtgataaaataaaagataaaaagaaGAAAGAGAAACACAAGGAAAAGGTGAAAGATGAAAAGCATAAATATTCGGATGGATTTGGGTCCTTCAGACACTCAAAAGAAGAGCAAAAATCTGGACTGAAGGAAAACACTCAAATATCAAGTCTTAAAGAGAAATCAAAAGAAGACTGTTCTAAATTTGATGGCAAAAATAAGGACAGGAATAAAGACATGGTGGATAAAGACAGAACAGAGAGCAAGACAAAGGTCAAAGATGAGAATGACAAATTTAGCCAGTCAAAGGAGACAATTAGAAAGGACAATCGCCCTCGTGAAAAGCTTTTAGTTGATGGCGATTTAAGACTAACAAGTTTTGGTAAAATGCTAAGCCAAAAAGATCAGGAGATTGAAGAACGCCATAAGAGACACAAAGAGAGAATGAAACAGATGGAAAAATTGAGGCATCGATCAGGCGACCCAAAACTCAAAGATAAAACGAAGTCAAATGAAGAACTCAAGAAAAATCGCAGTGAACTTTCCAAAAAATCTGGTTCGGTGGATGCTGCTTTGAAAGAGAAGAAGATTAAAGAGATTGGCCTTCCAGCCCAAATGATGTCACCTGATAGAAAGCCACAACCTATTGAGAGTCAGAACTCAAAAGACTGGCTTGCTGGTCACCAAATGAAGGAAAGTCTTCCTGCATCTCCACGACCTGACCAGAACAGACCAACAGGTGTCCCCACCCCAACATCTGTGATCTCATGTCCAAGCTATGAGGAAgtcatgcaaactccacgtaCGCCATCCTGCAGTGCAGAAGACTATTCAGATATCATGTTTGATGGTCTTGACTGTCATAATTCCTCAGCCACCACAATGTCCATGAATGCTTGTTCCCCCTCCTTCTTTGATAGATATTCAAACTCATCAAATACTTTCCAGGAGGGAACGTGTATAACACCAGCAAAGAACATGCAGTTACCCCTTGTAAGTCGCTCTGTCACCTCTGACGTCAGAAGACCACTTGATATTGAGTTCAAAGCAGAGGCAGACAAGTTATTACGACAACACGTTCAAGAAGGCACAGAATTTGAGTCTTCAGCCTCACAACTTTCTGAGGACAAGATGGCAGCAGACAGACTTAATTGCCTTTCCTCATGTTTTTCACCCACTGCTGACATGTCTCCCAGGCCTGACCTATTGCAACATGAAAGAGTACAAGATGAAGTGTCTGCTGTAAATTCCATCAGTGATGGTAATGAATACTCAGGGTGTGTGTATAACAACTATCTCTTGAAGCCCTCAACTCCAGTCCATAGACCTGACCCCCAGGAGCCTTGTCTGGATATAGCTGCTCCTCCAACTCCAGCCCCTGCAGCTCTGCCTCCCATGGATATAGATGATCTCTCAGAGCCACACCAGAGTGGACCTGGTCTAATGCCAGCTCACCCTGTCAGTGTGAGTGACTACCTGCCTCCTGTTGTTGAAGAGCAGGAagacgaggaggaggaggaggaagaagaagatgatgaagatgatgctgATGATTTTGTTGAGGACCCCACAGAAAGTCACCATGCTGCAGATGAGAGCTTGCAGGCAAGAAACAATCCCCCTTATTTACTCGGGATCGAAGAATCTGACAAAAAGGCTTGGCTTGAATGTTCAGATAGAAGAGATCCTGATGTGCTTCCCATTACACCAGCCCATCCACAAGACAACTACATGGAAAACTCATGTGATCAGTCCTTAGGCTGGAATACAGAAGCGCTCATGAAGTCACCTCATGAGAGTTACAGAGAGGTTGAGGCAGCAGTCTCAAAAATTAGCAGTCCATATTCTCATTCTGATTGCGATATGCAGCATATCCCAAATGTAATCCCTGTGACACCACCTCATTCTACTTACTCCAGAGCATACTGTCCATCGCAAATTCCTGACTCTCATTATGAGGACCCCAAAGACACAGTGGAAGACCTTCCGTCACCTGGAAGACCTGTAACAGAGACACTGGAGTCCGAATCACCTCAGCTAGAAAATTTCTTTACTGATTGTAAACCAACCCCTGAGGAAAATCAGATGGACTTAGAGTTGCCATGTATGATTAAAGACAATAGACAAGAGTCTCCCACCTATCCTGCAGAGATCAGCATGCCCGGAGCCCCACCAGTCAACCAAGATCCTGTTGTTTCATGGGCAGATCCATTTTCTGGTGCAGCTGATGAAATGGATGACATGGGTCCGTTCTCTCTACCAGAACTTCCTTTTCAAGAGAAGGAGATGCAGGACCCTGATATAACAGCCCCAGAAATTGCAGAGAATAAGCATTCCCCTACTCAGACGAGACCCCCAGTTATTGAAACAAGCGAAAATGTTGAAATGATCAATGTTGACCTGTCAAGTTTGTCTAAAGCTCCTTGTTCTCCTACAGTTGTGCCTCATGACGAATCTAGTCAGGATTTGGTTCCTCCATTAAGTAAGGATGACTATAGACCTCAATGTGAGTTGGAGCCAGAGCCTCAGAACATCCCAGATGTTCTTCCCATCAAAGAAACTATCCCAGAGGAAAGGGGTGTATTTGAAGGCATGGATATAAACAATGATAACTTGTTACCTACTGAGGAAAAGGACCATGAATACAGGCAAAAAGAAATAACCCCAGATGCTATGATGCCATCTGTAATGGTACAATATTTGGAACTACCAGTCACCACAAAACCACATTTATTAGGACAAAATCCTGTGGTTGCTCTGGGCCCTTCCTGTAGCCCTCATCCTACCGTTCATTTTCCAGCTGTGTCAATGCCTACCAGCACCCATGTATCAGAGACTCTTGAGACAACTGCCAAGTTGTCAGTGACTATACCGGTGTCTGAGACACCCAAGAAAATTGAGGAAATACCTCAGAGAATTACCCGGAAAAAGGCTCAGATGCTGGCCAATCAAAACAAGCAGAGTGCTGCACTAAGCTCATCAAGCATCACTCATTCGGTATCCTCATCACCAATAACCACAAGTGTTACCACCCCATGTGTCACGTTAGAAAAGGAGAAAGAGACCATCAGCTCAAGCAATGTTCAAACATCGGCACCTTCTGCACCTGCattaatcaccaaaacaaaaGGCAGGCCCATTGAGGATGATGACAACCAGTCCCAACATCCACGCAAGAGAAAGTTTCCAAAATCAGGCCAGCAGCAGGTGCAGGTTCAGTTGGTGAACACCGCAATGAAGCAGACTCGGGAGATGATCCAACAAACTCTAGCAGTCATCGTGAACGCCATCAAATTGGATGAAATCGAGCCATACCACAGTGACCGTTCCAACCCCTATTTTGAATACCTTCAGATCCGCAAGAAAATCGAAGAGAAGAGGAAGATCTTGTGTTACATAACTCCTCAAGCCCCTCAGTGTTATGCAGATTATGTGACATACACAGGGTCCTATCTGCTTGATGGCAAGCCTCTGAGCAAGCTTCATATTCCTGTG ATCGCACCACCACCATCTTTGTCAGAGCCCCTGAAGGAGTTGTTCAGACAGCAAGAGGCCGTGAGAGGAAAACTAAGACTACAGCACAGCATTGAGAGG GAGAAGCTGATCGTATCCTGTGAGCAGGAAGTGCTACGTGTTCACTGTAGAGCAGCAAGAACGATTGCAAATCAGGCCGTTCCTTTTAGTGCTTGCACAATGCTGCTAGATTCAGAAGTCTACAACATGCCATCAGAAAGCCAG GGGGATGAAAACAAGTCTGTGAGAGATCGCTTCAATGCTAGGCAGTTTATCTCCTGGATTCAAGATGTGGATGATAAATACGACCGTATGAAG ACGTGTTTGCTAATGCGGCAGCAGCATGAGGCCGCTGCGCTGAACGCAGTGCAAAGGATGGAGTGGCAACTCAAGGTACAGGAGCTGGACCCTGCTGGACACAAATCTCTGTGTGTGAACGAGGTTCCCTCCTTCTACGTGCCAATGGTCGACGTCAACGACGACTTTGTACTGTTGCCTGCGTGA